From the Burkholderia ubonensis genome, one window contains:
- a CDS encoding response regulator, with translation MRILLVEDDRMIAEGVRKALRSDGFAVDWVQDGDAALTALGGEAYDLLLLDLGLPKRDGIDVLRTLRARGLALPVLIVTARDAIADRVKGLDAGADDYLVKPFDLDELGARMRALIRRQAGRSESLIRHGALTLDPASHQVTLDGAPVALSAREFALLEALLARPGAVLSKSQLEEKMYGWGEEIGSNTVEVYIHALRKKLGSDLIRNVRGLGYMVVKES, from the coding sequence ATGCGGATATTGCTTGTCGAAGACGACCGGATGATCGCCGAGGGCGTGCGCAAGGCGCTGCGCTCGGACGGCTTCGCGGTCGACTGGGTGCAGGACGGCGACGCGGCGCTCACCGCGCTCGGCGGCGAGGCGTACGACCTGCTGCTGCTCGATCTGGGCCTGCCGAAGCGCGACGGCATCGACGTGCTGCGCACGCTGCGCGCGCGCGGGCTGGCGCTGCCGGTGCTGATCGTCACCGCGCGCGACGCGATCGCCGATCGCGTGAAGGGGCTCGACGCGGGCGCCGACGACTACCTGGTCAAGCCGTTCGATCTCGACGAGCTGGGCGCGCGGATGCGCGCGCTGATTCGCCGCCAGGCGGGGCGCAGCGAATCGCTGATCCGCCACGGCGCGCTGACGCTCGATCCCGCTTCGCACCAGGTGACGCTCGACGGCGCGCCCGTCGCGCTGTCGGCGCGCGAGTTCGCGCTGCTCGAGGCGCTGCTCGCGCGGCCGGGCGCGGTGCTGTCGAAGAGCCAGCTCGAGGAGAAGATGTACGGCTGGGGCGAGGAGATCGGCAGCAACACCGTCGAGGTCTACATCCACGCGCTGCGCAAGAAGCTCGGTTCGGACCTGATCCGCAACGTGCGCGGGCTCGGCTACATGGTCGTCAAGGAAAGCTGA
- a CDS encoding sterol desaturase family protein, with amino-acid sequence MRFDVELLLLALAPVFLLCIGWEAWHFARTRPQAAVYAWRDTLCNAALALMHQGADKVAWLFVIPVYAYCYRHYRLFTWQDGWLSFAVLFVAQDLLYYVFHRASHRVRWLWAAHVVHHSSERMNFSTAMRQSLMYPVAGMWAFWLPLALLGFPPQQIVGIVLINLAFQFFVHTQAFGKLGWIEYVFNTPSIHRAHHARNPRYIDRNYAGVLVIWDRLFGSFVEETPADPPQYGIVERLGSNNPLVATFHEWGSMAADAWRVPGWRDKLRAVFGPPEWASAYHARMAGAAADDPRTAQPAGANRSS; translated from the coding sequence ATGCGATTCGACGTCGAATTGCTTCTGCTCGCGCTGGCGCCCGTCTTCCTGCTCTGCATCGGCTGGGAGGCCTGGCACTTCGCCCGCACCCGTCCGCAGGCCGCCGTCTACGCCTGGCGGGACACACTGTGCAACGCCGCGCTCGCGCTGATGCACCAGGGCGCGGACAAGGTCGCATGGCTGTTCGTGATTCCCGTGTACGCATACTGCTACCGGCACTACCGCCTCTTCACGTGGCAGGACGGCTGGCTGTCGTTCGCCGTGCTGTTCGTCGCGCAGGACCTCCTCTACTACGTGTTCCATCGCGCGAGCCACCGCGTGCGCTGGCTGTGGGCCGCGCACGTCGTGCACCACTCGTCCGAGCGGATGAATTTCTCGACCGCGATGCGCCAGAGCCTGATGTACCCGGTCGCCGGCATGTGGGCGTTCTGGCTGCCGCTCGCGCTGCTCGGCTTTCCGCCGCAGCAGATCGTCGGCATCGTGCTGATCAACCTCGCGTTCCAGTTCTTCGTGCATACGCAGGCGTTCGGCAAGCTCGGCTGGATCGAATACGTCTTCAACACGCCGTCGATCCATCGCGCACACCATGCGCGCAACCCGCGCTACATCGACCGCAACTATGCGGGCGTGCTCGTGATCTGGGATCGGCTGTTCGGCAGCTTCGTCGAGGAGACGCCGGCCGACCCGCCTCAATACGGGATCGTCGAGCGGCTCGGCTCGAACAACCCGCTCGTCGCGACGTTCCACGAGTGGGGCTCGATGGCCGCCGATGCGTGGCGCGTGCCCGGATGGCGCGACAAGCTGCGCGCGGTTTTCGGGCCGCCCGAATGGGCGAGCGCCTATCATGCACGGATGGCCGGCGCCGCCGCTGACGATCCGCGCACGGCGCAGCCCGCAGGCGCGAACCGGTCAAGCTAG